A stretch of Planctomicrobium piriforme DNA encodes these proteins:
- a CDS encoding TIM44-like domain-containing protein produces the protein MRSLPPEARARVLWIFLLCLSVGSLVPTVAWGRAGGGENFGGGGGGGGGGGGGFSGGGGGFGGGSFGGGGSSGYRHTGSSGPGTPVSPIVLIFIAVIVLIIISNAMQAARQQHVTRTVQRGNQRQAEQLRQAALQTIQQRDPAFALEAFLARVETAFQKIQVAWSEQELGPVRAFLSDGVSERFSLQIKMLQAAGIRNVVRNVQVLSRQPAALYSTAQFDTIHVRVAARAEDFNADLKTGKALPGTEHTGDFVEFWSFHRRPGAKSLQANGSIEGQCPRCGAALQIVDQAKCPSCGAQVNSGEYDWVLSEITQESEFTVPGSEQDLPGIADLQTRDPGFNTLHIEDRVSVMFWRMRAAEFYGDVKYAAPVMTPDLNQEFRTALSSHSRYWKDAAVGQVEVMDAQPGEEGTDLLRVKVRWSGILLDRSTSRPQVLREKSIYTHAFTLLRQHDTQTNPAGTFTSAGCSQCGAPLDVNENGACVYCGATLTNGQYDWVLSGMERYSEEMARQHFVSLQSARTQGASKVAAATDTPLALAILAQAALIDGVLDERERSLLKQLGARRGMTGDQVEDVIRQTSAHDTQLPTPANPQQAKDYLSQLVHVFLADGTISRSEEKLIAAYATSVGLTPADVRLAVNQERTRVYQGSKES, from the coding sequence ATGCGATCGCTGCCGCCTGAAGCCCGTGCCCGAGTGCTGTGGATCTTCCTGCTTTGCCTGAGTGTCGGTTCCCTTGTTCCAACCGTTGCGTGGGGACGGGCCGGGGGTGGTGAGAACTTCGGCGGCGGGGGCGGTGGTGGAGGAGGGGGCGGCGGCGGATTCAGCGGCGGGGGTGGAGGTTTCGGTGGCGGCAGCTTTGGCGGGGGAGGGTCCTCCGGCTACCGCCACACCGGCAGCAGCGGACCTGGCACGCCGGTCTCTCCCATCGTGCTGATCTTCATCGCCGTGATCGTTCTGATCATTATCAGCAACGCCATGCAGGCGGCGCGGCAGCAGCATGTTACTCGAACAGTCCAGCGTGGAAATCAGCGTCAGGCCGAGCAGTTGCGACAGGCCGCCTTACAGACGATTCAACAACGCGATCCGGCGTTCGCGCTGGAAGCATTTCTGGCCCGAGTGGAAACCGCCTTTCAGAAGATTCAAGTCGCCTGGAGCGAGCAGGAACTGGGACCGGTGCGGGCCTTCTTGAGCGATGGTGTCTCCGAGCGGTTCAGCCTGCAGATCAAGATGCTCCAGGCGGCTGGCATACGCAACGTCGTCCGCAATGTTCAGGTGCTGTCACGCCAGCCGGCGGCGCTTTATTCGACGGCGCAGTTCGACACGATTCACGTTCGAGTTGCCGCCCGGGCAGAAGACTTCAATGCCGACCTCAAAACCGGAAAGGCATTGCCGGGCACCGAACATACGGGCGACTTCGTCGAGTTCTGGTCGTTCCATCGTCGCCCGGGGGCGAAGTCGTTACAGGCGAATGGGTCGATTGAAGGGCAGTGCCCGCGTTGCGGGGCGGCGCTGCAGATTGTGGATCAGGCGAAGTGCCCCTCTTGCGGCGCACAGGTGAACTCCGGCGAGTACGACTGGGTGCTGTCGGAGATCACGCAGGAATCCGAATTCACCGTCCCCGGCAGCGAGCAGGATTTGCCAGGTATTGCCGACCTACAAACGAGAGACCCCGGCTTCAACACACTGCACATTGAAGACCGCGTGTCGGTCATGTTCTGGAGAATGCGTGCGGCGGAGTTTTATGGGGATGTGAAATATGCCGCGCCCGTCATGACGCCTGATCTCAATCAGGAGTTTCGAACGGCTCTGTCGAGTCACTCCCGTTACTGGAAGGACGCTGCGGTCGGTCAGGTGGAAGTGATGGACGCCCAGCCGGGCGAAGAGGGAACCGACCTGTTGCGAGTGAAAGTTCGCTGGTCCGGAATTCTGCTCGACCGCTCGACGTCGCGGCCACAGGTGCTGCGCGAAAAGTCGATCTACACGCATGCCTTCACCCTATTGAGACAGCACGACACGCAGACGAATCCGGCGGGAACCTTCACCTCGGCAGGCTGCTCGCAGTGCGGAGCGCCGCTGGATGTGAACGAGAACGGCGCCTGCGTGTACTGCGGGGCCACGCTGACGAACGGCCAGTACGACTGGGTACTCAGCGGCATGGAGCGGTATAGCGAAGAGATGGCGCGGCAGCATTTCGTCTCGTTGCAGAGTGCGCGGACTCAGGGGGCATCGAAAGTCGCGGCGGCGACCGACACCCCGCTGGCCTTGGCGATCCTGGCCCAGGCCGCCCTGATCGACGGCGTGCTGGATGAACGCGAGAGAAGCCTGCTCAAACAACTCGGGGCCAGACGCGGCATGACCGGCGATCAGGTCGAAGACGTCATCCGCCAGACCTCCGCCCACGACACGCAACTGCCAACCCCAGCCAACCCGCAGCAGGCGAAAGACTATCTCTCACAACTGGTCCACGTCTTCCTGGCCGACGGAACCATCAGCCGCTCCGAAGAGAAGCTGATTGCAGCCTACGCCACCAGCGTCGGCCTGACGCCGGCGGATGTTCGACTGGCGGTGAACCAGGAAAGAACGCGGGTGTATCAGGGGAGCAAGGAGAGTTGA
- a CDS encoding ArsR/SmtB family transcription factor — protein MGDDRLQSEHCAEKLRALGDPTRLKIIDVLREGERSVGDISDVLQQDIVLVSHHLGVLHQAGILDRKKQGRFVFYRLKEGLLSKPEKSDTDHLDLGCCRLEVPRVNLDVKLNK, from the coding sequence ATGGGCGACGATCGACTGCAATCTGAACACTGTGCGGAAAAACTCAGGGCGTTGGGAGATCCCACGCGTCTGAAGATCATCGACGTGCTCCGCGAGGGAGAACGGTCGGTCGGCGATATTTCCGATGTCCTCCAGCAGGACATCGTCCTGGTCTCGCATCACCTGGGGGTCTTGCATCAGGCGGGGATACTGGACCGGAAGAAGCAGGGCCGCTTTGTGTTTTATCGCCTCAAGGAAGGCCTGCTGTCGAAACCGGAAAAGTCAGATACCGATCATCTCGACCTCGGCTGCTGCCGACTCGAGGTTCCCCGCGTGAACCTCGATGTGAAGCTGAACAAGTAA
- the murA gene encoding UDP-N-acetylglucosamine 1-carboxyvinyltransferase codes for MDMFVVQGGRPLAGTVRVSGSKNATLPIMAAALAADGETTLENVPDLVDVRTLSKLLQSLGVAVQHDPSGRMTLRPEDDGSSTADYHLVRQMRASVCVLGPLLARRGHACVSLPGGCNIGHRPIDLHLKGLAALGAEIEVRGGYVHAVAKRLRGAQIYLGGVNGSTVTGTCNVMSAAALAEGTTVITAAACEPEVVALARFLNAMGARITGEGTPRIEIEGVQRITGTKFQIIPDRVEAATLLIAAAITGGSLTLEQVWPDHLTAVIEVLKEMGCSIDSAAKETLTLKVERPLRPVDLTALPYPGVPTDVQAQLMALACTLPGASVIRDMVFPDRFMHVSELCRMGAQIRQQGSMAIVNGVPQLTGAHVMASDLRASAALVLAGLAADGETTIRRIYHLDRGYEQLEAKLEALGADVTRVNERAAGLQLRHVDDSEVAEPKKKSA; via the coding sequence ATGGACATGTTCGTCGTTCAGGGAGGTCGCCCACTGGCCGGCACGGTCCGCGTCAGCGGGTCGAAGAATGCGACGCTCCCGATCATGGCGGCAGCCCTCGCGGCGGATGGCGAAACCACGCTGGAGAACGTTCCGGATCTCGTTGACGTTCGCACGTTGAGTAAACTGCTGCAGTCTCTGGGCGTCGCAGTGCAGCATGATCCCTCGGGCCGCATGACCTTGCGGCCTGAAGACGACGGTTCATCAACCGCCGACTACCATCTCGTCCGCCAAATGCGGGCGAGTGTCTGCGTGCTGGGGCCGTTGCTTGCCCGTCGCGGCCACGCCTGTGTCTCGTTACCTGGCGGGTGCAATATCGGACATCGCCCGATTGACCTGCATCTGAAGGGCCTGGCCGCACTGGGGGCGGAAATCGAAGTTCGCGGCGGCTATGTGCATGCAGTGGCCAAACGTCTGCGCGGCGCTCAGATCTATCTGGGGGGAGTGAACGGCAGCACTGTGACAGGCACCTGCAACGTGATGTCGGCCGCGGCTCTGGCCGAGGGGACGACGGTCATCACGGCGGCAGCCTGCGAGCCGGAGGTGGTCGCACTCGCCCGATTTCTCAACGCGATGGGCGCCCGCATCACAGGTGAGGGGACGCCTCGTATTGAGATTGAAGGAGTCCAGCGTATCACCGGGACGAAGTTCCAGATCATCCCCGATCGCGTCGAAGCGGCAACGCTCCTGATTGCCGCCGCGATCACCGGCGGGTCTCTCACTCTGGAACAGGTATGGCCTGACCATCTGACAGCGGTGATTGAAGTTCTCAAAGAGATGGGCTGTTCAATCGACAGTGCTGCAAAAGAGACTCTGACTCTCAAGGTGGAACGTCCGTTACGGCCGGTCGATCTGACCGCTCTGCCATACCCCGGCGTACCGACCGATGTACAGGCACAGCTCATGGCGCTCGCCTGTACTTTGCCAGGCGCGAGCGTGATTCGCGACATGGTCTTCCCGGATCGCTTCATGCATGTCTCCGAACTTTGCCGGATGGGCGCGCAAATTCGGCAACAGGGCTCGATGGCCATCGTCAACGGCGTTCCCCAACTCACCGGAGCACATGTGATGGCCTCGGACCTGCGAGCCAGTGCCGCTCTCGTCCTGGCCGGACTTGCCGCGGATGGGGAAACCACGATCCGACGGATCTATCATCTCGACCGCGGGTATGAACAACTGGAAGCCAAGCTTGAAGCGCTGGGAGCGGACGTCACCCGCGTCAATGAACGCGCCGCTGGTTTGCAGTTGCGACATGTCGACGACAGCGAAGTCGCCGAGCCGAAGAAGAAATCGGCTTGA